In a genomic window of Scyliorhinus torazame isolate Kashiwa2021f chromosome 5, sScyTor2.1, whole genome shotgun sequence:
- the LOC140421597 gene encoding uncharacterized protein, whose product MEKPWKCGDCGIGFNYPSELETHRRSHTGERPFTCSVCGKGFTQSSNLLTHQLVHTDQRPFKCADCEKSFKGRMDLLIHQHTHTGERPFTCLECGKGFTQLSHLLTHQLVHTDQRPFKCADCEKSFKSRKYLLMHQRTHTGEWPFTCSVCWKGFNALSNLRTHHQVHSDQRPFKCADCEKSFKSRNDLLFHQRTHTGEKPFTCSTCGKGFTQSSNLRTHQRVHTEKRPFKCADCGKSFKSKRCLMIHQITHTGERPFTCSVCRKGFICSSQLLRHQRVHTGQRPYTCPVCEKKFTQSSHLTRHQLVHTDQRPFKCSDCEKRFTSKQNLLKHQRVHTETES is encoded by the coding sequence atggagaaaccgtggaaatgtggggactgtgggataggattcaattacccgtctgaattggaaactcatcgccgcagccacactggggaaaggccatttacctgctccgtgtgtgggaagggattcactcagtcatcgaatctcctgacacaccaacttgttcacactgatcagagaccttttaaatgcgctgactgtgaaaagagctttaaaggCAGAATGGATTTACTGATACACCAACatacacacactggggagaggccattcacctgtttggaatgtgggaagggattcactcagttatcacacctcctgacacaccaacttgttcacactgatcagagaccatttaaatgtgctgactgtgaaaagagctttaaaagcagaaagtatTTACTGatgcatcaacgcactcacactggggaatggccattcacctgctctgtgtgttggaagggatttaatgctttatcaaacctccggactcaccatcaggtccactctgaccagagaccgtttaaatgtgctgactgtgagaagagctttaaaagcagaaatgatttactgttccatcaacgcactcacactggggagaagccgttcacctgctccacatgtgggaaaggattcactcagtcatcgaacctccggacacaccaacgtgttcacactgaaaagagaccttttaaatgtgctgactgtgggaagagctttaaaagtaaaaggtGTTTAATGATACATCAaatcactcacactggggagaggccgttcacctgctccgtgtgtaggaagggattcatatgttcatcccagcttctgagacaccagcgggttcacactgggcagagaccgtacacttgccccgtgtgtgagaaaaaattcactcagtcatcccacctgactagacaccaacttgttcacactgatcagagaccttttaaatgttctgactgtgaaaaaAGGTTTACAAGTAAAcagaatctgctgaaacaccagcgagttcacactgaaacagaatcatag